One genomic window of Oncorhynchus kisutch isolate 150728-3 linkage group LG24, Okis_V2, whole genome shotgun sequence includes the following:
- the LOC109869440 gene encoding ATP-dependent RNA helicase DDX19A isoform X1, with the protein MATDSWALAVDKQEATTDSFGSLVIRSLPRGGGDAAPNKAKKGTTKQVENGTNVDGEEKEDKAAQSLLNKMIHTSLVNTTNQVEVLQRDPNSPLYSVKTFEELRLKDKLLKGVYDMGFNRPSKIQENALPMMLAEPVYYPSGSRPQNLIAQSQSGTGKTAAFVLAMLSHVDPTNKWAQCLCIAPTYELALQTGKVIEQMGKFYPEVKLAYAIRGNKLDRGAKLQEQIVIGTPGTVLDWCSKLKIINPKKISVFVLDEADVMIATQGHQDQSIRIQRMLPKECQMLLFSATFEDSVWKFAERVVPDPNIIKLKREEETLDTIKQYYVLCSDKEEKFTALCNIYGAITIAQAMIFCHTRRTAGWLAAELTKEGHVVALLSGEMTVEQRATIIERFREGKEKVLVTTNVCSRGIDVEQVSVVINFDLPMDKDGNADNETYLHRIGRTGRFGKRGLAVNMIDSKHSMNILNQIEEHFNKKINKLDTDDLDEIEKISN; encoded by the exons ATGGCTACTGACTCTTGGGCCCTTGCTGTCGATAAACAGGAAGCTACGACTGACTCA TTCGGCTCCTTGGTGATAAGATCTCTACCTCGAGGTGGAGGTGATGCTGCACCTAATAAGGCAAAAAAGG GTACCACAAAGCAAGTGGAGAATGGCACCAACGTAGACGGGGAGGAAAAAG AGGACAAAGCGGCCCAGTCATTGTTGAATAAGATGATCCACACCAGCCTTGTGAACACTACCAATCAAGTAGAGGTTCTTCAGAGGGATCCCAACTCTCCTCTTTACTCGGTCAAGACATTTGAAGAGCTGAGGCT GAAAGATAAGCTGCTGAAGGGAGTGTATGACATGGGCTTCAACAGACCCTCTAAGATCCAGGAGAATGCCCTGCCCATGATGCTGGCAGAGCC CGTGTATTATCCCTCTGGTTCCAGACCTCAGAACCTGATTGCCCAATCACAGTCCGGTACAGGTAAAACAGCTGCCTTCGTGCTGGCCATGCTCAGCCATGTCGACCCAACTAACAAATGGGCACAG TGTCTTTGCATTGCCCCAACGTACGAGCTAGCTTTGCAGACTGGTAAAGTCATTGAGCAGATGGGGAAATTCTATCCTGAGGTGAAATTGGCATATGCCATTCGTGGCAATAAAT TGGACCGAGGGGCGAAGCTTCAGGAGCAGATTGTCATCGGGACACCTGGCACGGTCTTGGACTGGTGCTCCAAACTGAAGATCATCAACCCCAAGAAGATCAGCGTCTTTGTCCTGGACGAGGCTGATGTCATGATCGCCACACAGGGTCACCAGGACCAGAGCATCCGGATCCAAAG AATGTTGCCAAAGGAATGTCAGATGCTGCTGTTCTCTGCCACCTTTGAGGACTCCGTGTGGAAGTTTGCTGAGAGGGTTGTGCCAGATCCCAACATCATCAAGCTGAAACgtgaagaggagactctggacacCATCAAGCAGTATTATGTGCTTTGCAGCGACAAGGAGGAAAAGTTTACAGCACTCTGTAATATCTACGGCGCCATCACCATCGCCCAAGCTATGATCTTCTGTCAC ACCCGAAGgacagctggctggctggctgcagagCTGACCAAGGAGGGCCATGTGGTGGCGCTGCTGAGTGGGGAGATGACTGTGGAACAGAGAGCGACCATCATCGAACGCTTCAGGGAGGGCAAGGAGAAAGTCCTGGTGACCACCAATGTATGCTCCAGAG GCATTGATGTTGAGCAAGTTTCTGTGGTGATAAATTTTGACCTGCCCATGGACAAAGATGGAAACGCTGACAACGAGACATACCTTCACCGGATTGGTCGCACAGGACGTTTCGGCAAGAGGGGCCTTGCAGTCAATATGATTGACAGCAAACACAGCATGAACATTCTC
- the LOC109869440 gene encoding ATP-dependent RNA helicase DDX19A isoform X2 produces MATDSWALAVDKQEATTDSFGSLVIRSLPRGGGDAAPNKAKKGTTKQVENGTNVDGEEKEDKAAQSLLNKMIHTSLVNTTNQVEVLQRDPNSPLYSVKTFEELRLKDKLLKGVYDMGFNRPSKIQENALPMMLAEPPQNLIAQSQSGTGKTAAFVLAMLSHVDPTNKWAQCLCIAPTYELALQTGKVIEQMGKFYPEVKLAYAIRGNKLDRGAKLQEQIVIGTPGTVLDWCSKLKIINPKKISVFVLDEADVMIATQGHQDQSIRIQRMLPKECQMLLFSATFEDSVWKFAERVVPDPNIIKLKREEETLDTIKQYYVLCSDKEEKFTALCNIYGAITIAQAMIFCHTRRTAGWLAAELTKEGHVVALLSGEMTVEQRATIIERFREGKEKVLVTTNVCSRGIDVEQVSVVINFDLPMDKDGNADNETYLHRIGRTGRFGKRGLAVNMIDSKHSMNILNQIEEHFNKKINKLDTDDLDEIEKISN; encoded by the exons ATGGCTACTGACTCTTGGGCCCTTGCTGTCGATAAACAGGAAGCTACGACTGACTCA TTCGGCTCCTTGGTGATAAGATCTCTACCTCGAGGTGGAGGTGATGCTGCACCTAATAAGGCAAAAAAGG GTACCACAAAGCAAGTGGAGAATGGCACCAACGTAGACGGGGAGGAAAAAG AGGACAAAGCGGCCCAGTCATTGTTGAATAAGATGATCCACACCAGCCTTGTGAACACTACCAATCAAGTAGAGGTTCTTCAGAGGGATCCCAACTCTCCTCTTTACTCGGTCAAGACATTTGAAGAGCTGAGGCT GAAAGATAAGCTGCTGAAGGGAGTGTATGACATGGGCTTCAACAGACCCTCTAAGATCCAGGAGAATGCCCTGCCCATGATGCTGGCAGAGCC ACCTCAGAACCTGATTGCCCAATCACAGTCCGGTACAGGTAAAACAGCTGCCTTCGTGCTGGCCATGCTCAGCCATGTCGACCCAACTAACAAATGGGCACAG TGTCTTTGCATTGCCCCAACGTACGAGCTAGCTTTGCAGACTGGTAAAGTCATTGAGCAGATGGGGAAATTCTATCCTGAGGTGAAATTGGCATATGCCATTCGTGGCAATAAAT TGGACCGAGGGGCGAAGCTTCAGGAGCAGATTGTCATCGGGACACCTGGCACGGTCTTGGACTGGTGCTCCAAACTGAAGATCATCAACCCCAAGAAGATCAGCGTCTTTGTCCTGGACGAGGCTGATGTCATGATCGCCACACAGGGTCACCAGGACCAGAGCATCCGGATCCAAAG AATGTTGCCAAAGGAATGTCAGATGCTGCTGTTCTCTGCCACCTTTGAGGACTCCGTGTGGAAGTTTGCTGAGAGGGTTGTGCCAGATCCCAACATCATCAAGCTGAAACgtgaagaggagactctggacacCATCAAGCAGTATTATGTGCTTTGCAGCGACAAGGAGGAAAAGTTTACAGCACTCTGTAATATCTACGGCGCCATCACCATCGCCCAAGCTATGATCTTCTGTCAC ACCCGAAGgacagctggctggctggctgcagagCTGACCAAGGAGGGCCATGTGGTGGCGCTGCTGAGTGGGGAGATGACTGTGGAACAGAGAGCGACCATCATCGAACGCTTCAGGGAGGGCAAGGAGAAAGTCCTGGTGACCACCAATGTATGCTCCAGAG GCATTGATGTTGAGCAAGTTTCTGTGGTGATAAATTTTGACCTGCCCATGGACAAAGATGGAAACGCTGACAACGAGACATACCTTCACCGGATTGGTCGCACAGGACGTTTCGGCAAGAGGGGCCTTGCAGTCAATATGATTGACAGCAAACACAGCATGAACATTCTC